The following are from one region of the Lytechinus pictus isolate F3 Inbred chromosome 4, Lp3.0, whole genome shotgun sequence genome:
- the LOC129259463 gene encoding putative nuclease HARBI1 → MAAARPIAPGRLLHLLSLRRQIQNVQDRHVILMALLIRRRQRHARQRRSWWVKPWIERRVLFGQYDNLMTELQRECQGDFLNYMRMPPETFLELLQRITPRIEKSYRYRQPLDPGLKLSITMRYLATGNSYKTLQYAFRVAHNTISLFIPEVCQAIISEYQDEVFSCPTTPDEWREVARTYADRWNFHHVCGALDGKHVAIRNPPGSGTIYYNYKGFYSLILLALVDGNYKFLWADVGNPGSSSDAQVFNHSPLRRGLENGTLGLPDQEPLPDDDRDTPYFLIGDDAFPLRTWMQKPYSNREQTDEERIFNYRLSRARRVVENSFGILAHRWRCLLSTLQLDPEKARTVIMACMCLHNLRRDRFPGLQNIDVDHEDELGNHIPGAWRNAAVLQDIERVGGGYQANKEGKKLRTYLKHYYSSPVGSLPWQQHMI, encoded by the coding sequence ATGGCTGCTGCTCGACCAATAGCTCCTGGGAGGCTCTTGCATTTGCTAAGTCTGAGAAGGCAAATCCAAAACGTTCAAGACAGACATGTCATATTGATGGCCTTACTCATCCGTAGACGTCAAAGACATGCAAGGCAAAGAAGAAGTTGGTGGGTCAAACCCTGGATTGAGAGACGTGTGCTCTTTGGACAGTATGATAATCTGATGACGGAGTTGCAGAGAGAATGTCAGGGTGACTTCCTGAACTACATGAGGATGCCACCAGAAACGTTCCTTGAACTGTTGCAGCGCATCACTCCGAGGATAGAGAAGTCCTATCGCTACCGGCAGCCACTGGATCCTGGGCTCAAACTGTCCATCACCATGAGATATCTTGCGACCGGCAACAGCTACAAAACCCTGCAGTATGCCTTCCGTGTTGCCCATAATACCATCTCTCTGTTTATACCAGAGGTGTGCCAGGCCATCATCAGTGAATACCAAGATGAAGTATTTTCCTGTCCAACTACCCCAGATGAATGGAGAGAAGTGGCACGGACTTACGCTGACAGATGGAACTTTCATCATGTCTGCGGAGCCTTGGACGGAAAACACGTGGCCATCAGAAATCCACCAGGCTCTGGTACGATCTACTACAACTACAAGGGTTTCTACAGCCTCATCCTCTTGGCCCTAGTTGATGGCAATTACAAGTTCCTCTGGGCTGACGTTGGTAATCCAGGTTCATCATCGGATGCCCAGGTCTTCAACCACAGCCCGCTGAGACGTGGACTGGAGAATGGTACTCTTGGCCTGCCAGATCAAGAGCCCCTGCCAGATGATGACCGAGACACCCCTTACTTCTTAATTGGGGACGACGCCTTCCCTCTCAGGACATGGATGCAGAAGCCGTACTCCAACCGTGAGCAGACCGACGAGGAGAGAATCTTCAACTACCGTCTCTCGAGGGCTCGCCGTGTGGTGGAGAACAGCTTTGGCATCCTTGCCCATCGCTGGAGATGCTTGTTGAGTACCCTACAGCTTGATCCAGAAAAAGCCAGGACAGTCATTATGGCCTGCATGTGCCTCCACAACCTAAGGAGAGATCGTTTTCCTGGGCTTCAGAACATTGACGTTGACCATGAAGATGAGTTGGGCAACCACATCCCTGGGGCATGGAGAAACGCAGCAGTTCTGCAGGATATTGAACGAGTTGGCGGAGGTTACCAGGCAAACAAAGAGGGCAAGAAGCTGAGAACTTACCTGAAGCACTACTACAGCAGTCCAGTTGGAAGCCTGCCCTGGCAACAACACATGATATAG